From the Phycisphaeraceae bacterium genome, one window contains:
- the bioA gene encoding adenosylmethionine--8-amino-7-oxononanoate transaminase translates to MPPMDPSAPDNPARQNPTTAQQHHLWFPYAQMKRMRTPYKVVGASGVRIHLADGTQLIDAVSSWWAVIHGYDHPDILKAAHQQLDTLPHVMLGGLTHEPATQLAEALAKRTPGDLDHVFFADSGSVAVEVALKIAIQFHRNHGHPQRHKFVALRKAYHGDTTGAMAVSDPQDSMHHLFAPILQQHHFAPAPRGGFDADQQTVADDLADLEALLRHHQHELAAMICEPILQAAGGFNIYSPAYLQGARELCDRFGVLLIFDEVATGLGRTGTLFAAQLANVTPDLMVLGKALTAGYTGHAAVIARRHVFDAFWSDDPDHALMHGPTFMANPTACAIALAGLNVFERDRYPDRIAHIEEQLQERILPLEGPQIADTRVIGATAVVEVHDRSDLEGLQAYAAARGVWLRPFGRYAYTMPPYVITDDDLSAILDVFESWFG, encoded by the coding sequence ATGCCCCCTATGGACCCCTCCGCACCCGACAACCCCGCTAGGCAAAATCCGACGACTGCCCAGCAGCACCACCTCTGGTTCCCCTACGCCCAGATGAAACGCATGCGAACCCCGTACAAGGTCGTCGGCGCAAGCGGCGTCCGTATCCACCTCGCCGACGGCACCCAACTCATCGACGCCGTCTCCTCATGGTGGGCCGTCATCCACGGCTACGACCATCCCGACATCCTCAAAGCCGCCCACCAACAACTCGACACCCTCCCCCACGTCATGCTCGGCGGGCTCACCCACGAGCCAGCCACTCAACTCGCCGAAGCCCTCGCCAAGCGCACCCCAGGCGACCTCGATCACGTCTTCTTCGCCGACTCCGGCTCCGTCGCCGTCGAAGTCGCCCTCAAGATCGCCATCCAGTTTCACCGCAACCACGGCCACCCCCAACGACACAAGTTCGTCGCGCTCCGCAAGGCCTACCACGGCGACACCACCGGCGCAATGGCCGTCTCTGATCCCCAGGACTCGATGCACCACCTCTTCGCACCGATCCTCCAGCAACACCACTTCGCGCCCGCACCTCGAGGCGGGTTCGACGCCGACCAGCAAACCGTCGCCGATGACCTCGCCGACCTCGAAGCCCTCCTCCGCCACCATCAACATGAACTCGCCGCCATGATCTGCGAGCCCATCCTCCAGGCTGCTGGCGGGTTCAATATCTACAGCCCCGCCTACCTCCAGGGAGCACGCGAACTCTGCGACCGCTTCGGCGTCCTACTCATCTTCGACGAAGTCGCCACCGGCCTGGGCCGCACCGGAACCCTCTTCGCCGCCCAGCTCGCCAATGTCACCCCAGACCTCATGGTCCTCGGCAAAGCCCTCACCGCCGGCTACACCGGACACGCCGCCGTCATCGCCCGCCGACACGTCTTCGACGCCTTCTGGTCAGACGACCCCGACCACGCCCTGATGCACGGCCCCACCTTCATGGCCAACCCCACCGCCTGCGCCATCGCTCTCGCCGGACTGAACGTCTTCGAACGCGATCGTTATCCGGACCGCATCGCCCACATCGAAGAACAACTCCAGGAACGCATCCTCCCCTTGGAAGGCCCCCAAATCGCCGACACCCGCGTCATCGGCGCCACCGCCGTCGTCGAAGTCCACGACCGTAGCGACCTCGAAGGCCTTCAGGCCTACGCCGCCGCCCGAGGTGTATGGCTCCGCCCATTCGGCCGATATGCCTACACCATGCCCCCCTACGTGATCACCGATGACGACCTCTCCGCCATCCTCGACGTCTTCGAGAGCTGGTTCGGATGA
- a CDS encoding glycosyltransferase family 2 protein, with protein sequence MNTLTVIVNYRCADLTIDALRTVADEATRYREQINGDLHVVVTDNASGDDSVQRLEQARTDNHWHDWLTILPLPKNGGFAYGNNEAIRWANTHRAPADFIHLLNPDTLLRDNAIVKLVRFMQTHPEVGVAGSRLEDPDGTVQTSAFREPGILSEFEGSINLGPISTLLSRYRVAPAPPTTSSPTDWVAGASMIVRREVIDTIGLLDEDYFMYFEELDWICSAARNGWPCWYVVESRVVHLVGQVSGVTNTRASDQTPASPPKRKRIPKYYHEARRHYWLKNHGRLKKLIADTAVIIGTLLWWTHMALRGKKPNSPPHFLADFIAFHLLGSYPDRR encoded by the coding sequence ATGAACACGCTCACCGTCATCGTCAACTACCGCTGCGCCGACCTCACCATCGACGCCCTCCGTACAGTCGCAGATGAAGCCACCCGATACCGCGAGCAGATTAACGGCGACCTCCACGTCGTCGTCACCGACAACGCCTCAGGCGACGACTCGGTCCAACGCCTCGAACAGGCACGCACCGACAACCACTGGCACGACTGGCTCACCATCCTGCCCCTGCCCAAAAATGGCGGCTTCGCCTACGGCAACAACGAAGCCATCCGCTGGGCCAACACCCACCGCGCTCCCGCTGACTTCATCCATCTGCTCAACCCCGACACGCTCCTTCGCGACAACGCCATTGTCAAACTCGTCCGTTTCATGCAGACCCACCCCGAGGTTGGCGTTGCCGGATCAAGACTCGAAGACCCCGATGGCACCGTCCAGACCAGCGCCTTCCGTGAACCAGGTATCCTCAGCGAGTTCGAGGGCAGCATCAACCTCGGCCCCATCTCTACTCTCCTCTCGCGCTACCGCGTAGCCCCCGCCCCACCCACCACCTCATCGCCCACCGACTGGGTCGCTGGCGCCAGCATGATCGTCCGTCGCGAAGTCATCGACACCATCGGACTCCTCGACGAGGACTACTTCATGTACTTCGAGGAGCTCGACTGGATCTGCAGCGCAGCACGCAACGGCTGGCCCTGCTGGTACGTCGTCGAAAGCCGCGTCGTCCACCTCGTCGGTCAAGTCTCTGGCGTCACCAACACCCGCGCATCCGATCAAACACCAGCCTCACCCCCTAAGCGAAAACGAATCCCCAAGTACTACCACGAGGCACGCCGACACTACTGGCTCAAAAACCACGGCCGACTCAAAAAACTCATCGCCGACACCGCCGTCATCATCGGAACTCTCTTGTGGTGGACGCACATGGCCCTCCGAGGCAAAAAACCCAACAGCCCACCCCACTTCCTGGCCGACTTCATCGCATTCCACCTGCTGGGCTCCTACCCCGATCGCCGATGA
- a CDS encoding serine acetyltransferase, with amino-acid sequence MTAAPDSSPTGFELSPGDTNQNPQGLGLWKLIAEDWHTHGRRITAHGFWALAIHRFGNWRMSIRTKPLRAPFTLIYRFLFAFSEWVIGIHLPYTTRVGRRVRIEHFAGIFLVAREIGDDCVLRQHTTLGALDDARIGQYPILGKHVEVGCGVAILGPVRIGDHASIGANAVVVRDIPAHAVAVGVPARVIKHKQP; translated from the coding sequence ATGACCGCTGCGCCCGATTCATCCCCCACCGGTTTCGAACTGTCCCCTGGCGACACCAACCAGAACCCCCAGGGTCTCGGGCTCTGGAAACTCATCGCCGAAGACTGGCACACCCATGGCCGCCGCATCACCGCCCACGGCTTCTGGGCTCTCGCCATCCACCGCTTCGGCAACTGGCGCATGAGCATCCGCACCAAACCCCTCCGCGCCCCGTTCACGCTCATCTACCGATTCCTCTTCGCCTTCAGCGAATGGGTCATCGGCATCCACCTGCCCTACACCACCCGCGTCGGCCGCCGCGTCCGCATCGAACACTTCGCCGGAATCTTCCTCGTCGCACGAGAGATCGGCGACGACTGCGTCCTCCGACAACACACCACACTCGGTGCCCTCGACGACGCTCGCATCGGCCAGTACCCCATCCTCGGAAAACACGTCGAAGTCGGCTGTGGCGTCGCCATCCTCGGACCCGTCCGCATCGGCGACCACGCCTCCATCGGCGCCAACGCCGTCGTCGTCCGCGACATCCCCGCCCACGCCGTCGCCGTTGGCGTCCCCGCCAGAGTCATCAAGCACAAGCAGCCGTAA
- the pgeF gene encoding peptidoglycan editing factor PgeF → MLERVEHGHGVVTYQSALLSSCGVKHGFSTRIGGVSEGVYATLNLGPLKKGAGDPNRHVSENFRRLRAALGVERKMRLEARQVHGAGVYVDERAKVVRPDDAPEADAIVSADRRKLVVIRTADCVPVLMCSRDGRVVAGVHSGWRGFLAGTGGVIRACVTRLEEHFDLSPGDLCAAVGPAISVAHFEVGDEVASAFRSGGYGEFVSDDFGAKAHVDLVGAAVFCLEQAGLARERIDTTDRCTFEHEGEFFSYRRDRGLNGQMAAVITAACA, encoded by the coding sequence GTGCTTGAGCGCGTGGAGCATGGCCATGGTGTCGTGACGTATCAGTCGGCGTTGCTGTCGTCATGTGGTGTGAAGCACGGGTTTTCGACACGGATCGGTGGTGTATCTGAGGGGGTGTATGCGACGCTGAACTTGGGGCCGTTGAAGAAGGGGGCGGGTGATCCGAACAGGCATGTATCGGAGAACTTTCGGCGGTTGCGAGCTGCGTTGGGTGTGGAGAGGAAGATGCGGCTGGAGGCGCGGCAGGTGCATGGGGCGGGGGTGTATGTGGATGAGCGGGCGAAGGTGGTGCGGCCAGACGATGCGCCGGAGGCGGACGCGATTGTTTCGGCGGACCGGAGAAAGCTGGTGGTGATCCGGACGGCGGATTGTGTGCCGGTGCTTATGTGTTCACGCGATGGGCGTGTGGTGGCAGGGGTGCACTCGGGGTGGCGGGGGTTTCTGGCGGGGACGGGTGGGGTGATTCGGGCGTGTGTGACGCGGCTAGAGGAGCACTTTGATTTGTCGCCTGGTGATTTGTGTGCTGCGGTTGGCCCGGCGATCAGTGTGGCGCATTTTGAGGTGGGCGACGAGGTGGCCTCAGCGTTTCGATCGGGCGGTTACGGTGAGTTTGTGAGCGACGACTTTGGTGCGAAGGCGCACGTGGATCTGGTGGGGGCGGCGGTGTTTTGTCTGGAGCAGGCGGGGCTAGCGCGGGAGCGGATTGACACGACGGATCGGTGTACGTTTGAGCACGAGGGGGAGTTTTTTTCGTATCGGCGTGATCGTGGGTTGAATGGTCAGATGGCGGCGGTGATTACGGCTGCTTGTGCTTGA